Part of the Pedobacter roseus genome is shown below.
GGTTTATTCAGGATAATGTAGCGGTAGGTGGTTACGTAAACTTTGGTTTAGAAACTGCTAAAAACTCTAGCACCACAACAACTTATGGTGTAGGTGCATTGGGTCGTTATTATGCTGGGAAAGATGTTGAAGTATTAAAACACGGACGTTTCTTCGCAGAGGCAACTGTTGGTGTTGGTGGCGTAAACGTTAACAGAGGCGGTGCAAACACTAACGGGTTAGATTTAAGTGTAGGCCCTGGTTTTGCCTATTTTATTACGCCTAACATTGGTTTAGAAACTTTGGTTAAATACAAAGGCCTTGTAGGTTTTGGTAACTCAACCACGCAAAACAATCTAAACCTGTCTTTTGGATTCCAGATTTATCTGCCAGGAAGAGGAACTGCTAAAAAAGTTAAAGGTGATATGAACTAATATTTGTTCATATTAAATTCATCAGATTTTTTTCTGATGATAATAAGGTCTGTTTCTAATTCCAGGAACAGACCTTATTTTATTATAACCATTATAGAATCTATTGAAAAAGTATTTTATAATAATAGCTTGTTGTATAAGAAAGTTCATACTCCCAGCGTATACCTATCGTGTGGACACAAAATACTGAAACTATTTTAGTGCTCTCTGCCGCACGGCATCAAACTTTTGAGGCATCAAAAGTATGCAAAAATGCTTCGTCAATCCAGCTAGGAGCCTTCACACAAGCCCACGCACATCAAAAAAACAGCGGCACTTCGTTTTGTTTGTAAAATGCTTAATGAAAGTTCTTGCAAGCATTGAACACAAAACCACTGCGTTTGAGGTTTGGTAGAGCTAATTGTTCTGTTGTACATCTGTTTTTTTGATTTTCCTGGCTCTTGGGATTGACTGGCGTTCTTCGGTAAAGGCAGATTGTTTTTCAAAGCAAGCTAGCGCGGAGCCTTAAACGATTCTTAAATTAATGAACTTTTCTACGGTACGACCAGTAAAATACGATCGGATAAACAAAAAGGTTAAAAAGTGTATTGGTAATTAATCCGCCAATAACTACAATGGCCAATGGTTTTGAGGCTTCTGAACCGATCCCGGTAGAAAGTGCTGCAGGCATTAAACCGATGGCGGCCATTAAAGCCGTCATTAATACCGGTCTGAACCTGCTGGCAATCCCATCGCGCATGGCATCGGTAAAAGTCCAGCTGGGGTGATGTTTCAGGTCAGCGATGTTGCTTTTAAAACGCGTAATCAAAATTACACCGTTTTGTACACAGATTCCGAATAGTGCAATAAAACCGATTCCTGCAGAAATATTGAAGTTTACACCTGCTGCCAACAGAGCCATTATTCCACCAATCATGGCAAAAGGAACATTGTTGAGTACTAATAAAGCATCCCTAAAATTGCCAAAAAGCACGAACAGGATAAAAAAGATCAGCAATAAACTTACCGGAACGGCTTGCGATAAACGGGCTATGGCCCTTTGCTGGTTTTCGAAATCGCCGGCCCATTCCAATTGATAACCTTGTGGCAGTTTGATTTTTGCATTTACTTTTTGTTGTGCTTCAGCAATCACGCTGCCCATATCTCTGCCGCGGATGGAGAATTTGATAGCCCCATAACGTTTGTGTTTATCGCGGTAAATCATACTCGGGCCTGTAATTTTCCGGATGCTCGAAATTTCGCCCAATTGCACATTAGATCCTGATAAGGTAGGCACCCGTAATTTACTGATCGAACTTTCATCGTTTCTGAAATCTTCAGGGTAACGGATAATCAGGTCGAATTTTCGCTCGCCTTCATAGATTTGAGTGGCGGCTTTCCCTCCGATGGCCATTTCGATCACGGCATTGGCATCAGCTGTACTTACACCATACAAGGCCATTTTCTTCTGGTCGAGGTTGATCTGCAACTCCGGCTGACCAAGATTCCTTAAAATCCCTAAATCTTCAATGCCCTCCACCGTTTTTAAAATACTTTCTATTTTTTCTTCTTCATTTTCGATGTATTCGAAGTTTTCGCCAAATAGTTTTACCACGATCGAGCCTTTTACACCTGAAACAGCTTCTTCCACGTTATCAGAAATGGGCTGTGAGAAATTGAGGCTTATACCTGGAAAACTCTTTAATTTTTCCTGCATGCGCTCAATCAACTGTTCTTTGGTCTGCTTACGTTTCCATTCTTTACGTGGGTAAATGTCCACATGAAATTCCATGTTGTAAAAGCCAGTGGCATCGGTTCCGTCGTTTGGCCGCCCGGTTTGCGACATCACCTGTTTTACTTCATCGAAACTTAAAAAGATCTTTCTCATCTCGTTCGAAAGCTTTTTGGTTTCATCCAACGAAATACTCAATGGCCCGGTGGCACGCACATAAATAGAGCCTTCATCTAAGCTGGGCAGAAACTCTGTGCCCAAAAATTTAAAGCTAAAAGCACCCAATAATAACACAATAATCGAAATACTAAAAACCAGTTTCTTTTTGCTAAAGCAAACATCGTAAAACTTAAGGGTTGCTTTGGTAATCCATTCTAAAAAGATATTATGTTTCTCTTTTACATCTTTTTTTAAGAGTACACTGGCCATGGAGGGCACGAGTGTAAAGGTTAAGATTAAGGCACCCAATAAGGCAAAACTTAAGGTCCAGGCCAATGGGGAGAACATTTTTCCTTCCACTTTTTCAAAAGTGAAAATGGGCAGCAAACCAGTAATGATAATTAGTTTGGCAAATAAAATACCCTTACCATTTTCGAGACAGGCTTTTTTAATAAAACCGAGTTTGCTCATTTTATTAAACTTTTCCATGCCCAGTTTTTTGGCTTTGGTGTCTAATACGACGAAAATCCCTTCAACCATCACTACCGCACCATCGATAATGATCCCAAAGTCGATTGCCCCCATGGATAGTAGATTAGCCGGCATACCTTTTAATTTAAGGCAGATAAATGCAAAAAGTAAGGCCAATGGAATAATAATCGAAACGATTAAAGTGGTACGCCAATCGGCCATAAAAAGGAATACGATCAGGGTTACAAACAAAATCCCTTCGAGCATATTGCCCATTACAGTATGTACGGAGTAATTCACGAGGTCTTCACGATCGTAAAAGGGTTTGATTTTTACATCATCGGGTAGGATGGTGCTGTTTATGGCGTTGATTTTTTCTTTCAACCTCGCAATTACCTCGCTGGGATTACCGCCTTTTCTCATCACGATAATACCTTCAACTACATCAGGATCCCTGTCGCGGCCAACCTGACCAAGCCTTGGTAAGGCCGATTCAGCTACATCAGCGATGGTTTTAACATAAACAGGAGTGCCATTGATGTTATCAACCACCACATTCCTGATTTCGTCGATATTGTTGAGCACGCCGATACCGCGCACCACATAAGCCTGACCGCTCTGTACGATGACATCGCCACCCACATTGATATTGCTTTTAGATACCGCCTCGAAAAGTTCGGTGGCACTTACGCCATATTGAATGGCTTTTTGCGGATCCACCGTGATTTGATAGGTTTTCACCTCCCCACCAAAACTCACCACATCGGCGATGCCCGAAACAGATAATAATTCGCGCTGGATCACCCAATCCTGCAGGGTTTTTAACTCACGGACCGACTTTTTATCACTGGTTAATGTATAACGGAAAATCTCACCGGTTGGCCCATACGGTGGCTGTACCTCAGGCTGGATGCCTTCAGGCAGGTCGGCTTCTTCGAGGTGGTTATTAACCTGTACACGTGCCTCAGCATAATCTACATCATCCTCGAAACTTACTTTTACAATGGATAAGCCAAATAAGGAAGAAGAACGGATGCTAGTCCGTTTTTCGGTGGGGTTCATCGCAATTTCCAAAGGCCTGCTTACAAACTTTTCTACTTCTTCGGCACTGCGCCCCGGCCATTGAGTAATGATGGTGATATTGGTATTGGTTACATCCGGGAAGGCATCGATGGTGGTATGCTTGAAGCTTAAATAACCTGCAAGGATTAAAATAAAAGTGGCAAAAAAGATGAAATATTTATTTTTCAGTGCAAAGCCGATAATACTTTTTATGAATTTATTCATTTTTAAAATCTAGGGAATGAAAAGAAATTATTGTGTTTTTAGGCTTTCAAATAAGAAAACTTGTTTTGAAGCGATAATGCGGTCGCCGGCCTGTACACCTTTGCTGATGTAGGTTTTATCAGCAGTTTTGCGCCCGATTTCGATTTCCTGAATCCTCACTTTATGATCCTGGCCCAAAACGAGTACGTAATTTTTGTTTTCATCGAAAATAACGGCCCTTGAATTTAACACCGGAAGGTCGATAGCCGAATTTGCCGAAACTTTTACGGTTCCGAGCATGCCTGGTTTTAACAGAAATCCAGGATTAGGGATCACTACACGTGCATTCATTACTTTACTATCCTGATCTACCTGATTATATAATTTCTCTATTTTTCCTTTAAAAACTTTATCGGGATAGGAAAGGGTAGATAAACTCACTTCGTCGCCCGCTTTTACCCGCGAAATATCCGATTCGTAAATATTGATCATGGCCCAAACGTTGGAGAGATCGGCAATAGTGAAAAGGCTTTTGTCATTATCGCCGCGCAATTGCATGTTCTGGGTTACGTTTTTTTCGATCACAAAACCATTGATCGGCGATTTTATGGCATATAATCCGGTACTGCTGCCCCCGTTAAGTTTTAATACGGAATTAGCTCTTTTTGCTTCTGCTTTTTTGATCTGATAATCATTTTTGGCTTCTTCGAGTTCCTTTGCCGATGATAAACCACTTTGAAAAAGTTGTTCAGCCTGTTTTACCGATCGCTCTGCATTTTTAAGTTCGGCATTGGCGGCGATCACTTCCTTATCAAAACCGGCCATTTCGGAACTGGTGAGGGTAGCTAAAGTTTGTCCGCCCGAAACCTGATCGCCCAGCCTTACCCCAACATGGTTTACGGTTCCGCTTACCATTGGGAAAAGTTCAGACCGGCGTTCTTCATTTGCGGCAATTTTTGCTGAAAACATCAGTTCTGTTTTGCTGTTGGCCTGCTGTACGGTATCGATCAGTAATCTGTTGATCAAAGAATCGGTGATGGTAAATTTTTCTGCCTGTGCTGCGGTTTTATGTTCACTACAGCTAAAAATTAAACTTGTTGCGGCTATGAGTACCGTATTTTTATAGAGATTTTGCATTGGGATTATTTAAAAATGTTAGAGCCGGTTACATAATTGAGTTCAGCGCGGGTGCTCATCATTTCGAATTGGAGTTTGTTCAATTGAAGCGTATTTTCTTTGTATGCATCGTAGAGGTCTAAAAATTCGATCAGACTGATGTTTCTTGCCTTGAAGTTTTTAATAAGTCTCGAAATGAGTGTATTAAAGTCGGTTGTAAATGCAGGATCGATTTCTGAATACAATTTTTCGTTGCGCAAAGCAGTTTTATAAGTATTAAATACTTCGTTTTCGAGCAGGGCTTCTTGTTTTTTAATATTCATATCGGCTGCAGCTATACCAACTTGTGCCTTTTTAATTTCACCCTGGTTTCTGGAGAAAAGTGGAATAGGAATCTTTAAGCCCAAACCAGTATATTTTTCGGGATAATTGCCCTTCAGGTCGTAGCTCAAACCGATTTCGATATCGGGGATGGCCATTGCTTTTTGCAGTTTTAAATTACCTTCGTTATAAAGCAGATCAGTTTTAGCCAGTTTAAGATCAGCACGGTTAGCTCTGGCCGAATCAAGCAATGCGCTGTAAGGGATTTTATCGGGCGATAGATGATGTTCTGACTGATTTAAAACCAAATCGATCGAAGTAGCTGCGTTAAGTCCGCAGAGCAATTTTAAATCTTTATAATTATCTTCCAGTTCGTTTAATAATCCAGCCTGTTCGGCTTTAAGATTAATCAAAAGTGATTTGATCCTCATCAGATCTTTTGTGGCAACATTACCCATTTTTAACTGGAGATCGTAAGCTTTCAGCAACTGATCGGTAGAACTGATCTGTTCCTGATAAACTTTAACGGATTGTGCTGCGAAGTAAGTTTTGTAAAAGGTATTAACAAGTTCGAATTTAAGTGTTCTTAACAGGTCGAAATATTCATATTCGGCCAGTTTAACCCCTGTTTGGGCGAGTTTGATGTTTTTGTTGCGCTTGCCTGCCAGCTTAAACAATTGCGAAATAGATCCGGCATATTGTCCATAGGCATACGAGGTTTGCAGGAATTTCTTTGTTTCGTGGTTGTAGAAAAGGTTTTCGTATTCAAGAGTAGGATTTTCGAACAGTTTGGCGGTAATGATTTCGGCCTTTGCCTTGTCAATCTCATAATTACTGGCCAGGAGGTCGAAATTGTTTTTTAAAAACAGGCTTTCGGCCTGACTCAGGTTTAAGCTCAGGGTATCGGTTTGTGCTAAAGTTGCTCTGGCTGTTAGGGCCAAAAAGAGAATGAGCAACATACATATTCTTGTCATCCAGCAAAACTATCCTTGCCGGATTAAAGGGGAATTAAATGGAAATTAAAAAGGGATTAAAGTTTGGGGATCGACTTGTCTACATCACTGTTATTTTTTGTTCCATGGCTAATCCTTGCCTCGGCTCGCTGCCGCCGATGGGCTCTTTCTTTTTGGTGTCAAAAAGACCAGCGAAGCTAGCTTGAATGCCATTGAAAATATAAATACAAATGAAAAAACAAAAAAGAACGGCTGAAAATTTTTCTTTCGAAGCTGGTGAGATGGCTTGGTCGGTGCAAGCCGAAAATTTGTTAGGCCGGATTTAAGTGGAACGTTGATACTGTGCTTTGGCCCAGCTGGGAGGAAATGCATATATAAATGAAGCAACCATTAATGATTATGCTTGCGCTCGTTTCCACGTAGCTTTCCGCCGCGCTACAGGTTAGGATGACGATCGTGTTGTAAAGGTAGAACGAAGTAATGAGCAGTAACTAAAGCTTTGCCAACCTCACCGTAAAAGTACAGCCACCATGTTCAAGATTTGTGGCGGTTATTTCGCCTTTTAAAAGATCGACGATTTTTTGGGCCATGTAAAGTCCCATGCCTTCGCCGTTATGCCCATGCGCCTTTGCGCGGGTGTAAAAAGGCTTGAAAATTTCGCCTTGTTCATCGGTCGAAATACCCGATCCACTGTCAGTGATATGGATGAGGAAATCATTTTCAATTGCATCGATAGTAATATTTACTTCCTGATTATCAGAAAATTTAAAGGCATTGGAAATGATATTGTCCAAAGCAATCTGTAATAAAACTGCATTGGCCAATATTTCAGGTTTTGGATTAATAGGATTTTGATAAGTAATTTTAAGATCGAGGTTTTTCTGCGATTTCCATTCGTTTTGGATCTTGTAAAGCAGGTTGTCTAATCTGATTGGAACAAGCTGCGAATTGATCAGCTCGAGATCCATTTTGGCCAGGGCAACTAAACCCGTTATGATGTGCTCCATTTTTTCGGCATCCTCGAGCACTGAACTGATCACTTTTTGATAAGCCGCCTGGTCTCTTTCTTTTGATAAAGCCAGTTCGGCGGTCATCATAATCCGGGTAACGGGTGTTCTTAATTCGTGGGAAGCGTTTGCCACAAAGGTTTTCTGCAAAATAAAAGCCTGTTCCAGTTCTTCCATTAAATGGTTAAAGCTTTGGGCAATGAGGTTGATTTCGTCTCTATTGTGGTTTTCTTCCACCCTGAATTCCATGTTTTGCGAGCCGGCCTGTTTTACTTCGAGCATGAATTTTTGTAGTGGTTTCAGCATTTTTTGTGCAACCCATCGGCTTAACAACAATACGATAAGTGAAATGAGGATGAACACAAAAATCATAATTTTCAATAACTTATCCAGCCTGTTATGTGAGCCCTGGTCATCTGCTGAAGCCAGAATTACAAAATCGCCCTGATTATCTTTATAATAAATGCCAACCACCTGCCGCTGACCATCTGTGTATTTTAAACGGCCTTTCTGGCGGACCTGATCGATGGTAGCAGGTGTCCAGTATTGTGCAGAATCGCCAATAAAGGTTGCCCTGTTTTTATTGTCGTAAATGCGGGTAACTTCACCATTCAACTTTTGGAGGTATTTATGGCGGACGGTATTCAAGGCGTCTCTACTGATTTCGTCGGCTTCGAGGTAAAGTTTTGCCGTAACCATGGTACGGTCGGTGAGGCGCTCAAAGAAATCAGCTTCCAGAAACTTCATAAAAGTAAAATACACGGTACAGAGCACGGCGAACAGCATCGAAGTGCTGATCAATGTAAAATACAATGCTATCCGGTCCTTTATTTTCATTATTTAAGGATATAACCCATGTTGATTTTAGTGTGAATGAGTTTGCGGTCAAAATCTTTTTCGATCTTTTTCCGCAGGAAATTGATATATACATCAATTACATTTGTTCCGGTTTCGAAGCTGATATCCCAGGCTTGTTCGCCTATAAACTGCCGGGAGAGCAAGCGGTTTGGGTTGCGCATAAACAGTTCGAGCAGCACAAATTCCTTGGCACTCAGTTCTATCGGTTTTCCATCGCGACTTACTTCTTTGCTGTACGTATCGAGTGTAAGGTCTTCGAAATATAATTTATACTCTGTTTTATTTTCAAGAGGTGGTTGCCGGCGTAAAAGTGCTGCAACCCTGGCCAGAAGTTCTTTCAGGTGAAAAGGTTTTACCAGATAATCATCAGCCCCGGCCTCTAAACCGGTAACTTTATCATCAATGGTACCCATGGCGGTAAGCATCAGGATTGGTGTGTGCATAGCATTTTCCCTGATGTGTTTACAAAGCTGGATGCCGTTGAGGCCAGGCATCATCACGTCGATAATTAAAAGGTTAAAACTTTCGCCCATGAAAAGCTCTAACGCATCAATCCCATTGGCAACGGTAAGCACCTGATAATTGTTTTCTTCAAGTGCCGATTTTAAAAGTCCGGCAATTTTAGGGTCGTCTTCAGCTATCCCAATCTTTAGCATGTAACAAAAGTAACCATCTCATCTTAAAACGGGATTAAAATGGATGGTCTTTCTCTTATTTAAGAAGATTTTCGGTTTTGGTGAGGAATTTTGAAGTGGCTTCGTTAATATCCAGATCCATACGGTCAGCCAGTACGGTGTTACTGGTTGTTTTATTGTCATTCTGAGCATAGCGAAGAATCTCCACCCGATGAAACACTGAACCCAAGTATGATTAAAGCGCATATTGCATTTCGAAGAATAAAAGATTCTTCACTGCGTTCAGAATGACAGCAAAGAAGTTTTGACAGAGGTTACACTACCTTAATCCTTATTATATTTGAATAAAAAAATCTCCATGTTCGAAACATTTGATCAGACCAATTTTCATCAGCTTTGCGATTTAGCAGGCAGCAGGGATGCAGATTTACAGCTGATTTTAGATCGGTATGATTATCCGCCCTTTTGGTCGAGGCCAAATACCTTCGAATCACTGGTGCACATTATTTTAGAACAACAGGTGTCTTTGGCTTCGGCATTGGCTACGTTGAATAAACTGAAAGAAAAAATAGGAGAGGTTACACCAGCTCGGTTGTTGTTGCTTACTGATCAGGAATTAAGGGATTGTTATTTCAGTCGGCAGAAAACGGTTTATGTTCGGCATCTGGCCGAAAGCCTGATGAGGGGAGCCTTATCTTTAAGTGAAATGGAAAATATGGATGATTTGACCATTAGAAATCAGCTTAAGTGTATTAAAGGTATCGGCGATTGGACGGTAGATATTTACCTGATTTTTATGCTTCATCATACGGATGTTTTTCCAATAGGTGATCTGGCTGCGGTTAACTCCTTAAAGAAAATAAAAGGTTTGGAAACTGGAATAAGTAAGGAGGGATTATTGGAGGTGGCTGATCAGTTTAAACCTTATCGCACCATCGCCACGATGCTGTTATGGCACGCTTATTTAGAGGAAAGGAAGAGGAAGTAATGTTGTCATTCTGAGCGCAGCGAAGAATCTCCACCCTATGAAACACTGAACCCAAATGAGCTTATGATTAATGCGAATATTCCATTTCGAAGAATAAAAGATTCTTCACTGTGATCAGAATGACAGAAATGGCTTAAGAAATCAATTTTAGATTGTTTTTTAGGTTTCGGTCTGTGGAGACACAGACCGAGGAGAAGAGCTTTAAAATTCCCGCCTCCGCGGGAATGACGTGTCTTATTGAATTGAGCGTAGCACTTTACAACAAAGCCCTATCCAAATGCACATAGCCGCCATCCACATGGATCAACTGACCAGTAGTGTGGCTTGATTTATCTGATAATAAAAATACAGCAGTATTGGCGATTTCCTCCACTGTAGTCATCCGGCTTTCGAAAGGGATTTTATCGGTAATGCTTTTCAGTTTTTCATCACGGTATTCAAAAGTGTTGATCCATTTTTCATACAATGGTGTCCAGGCTTCAGCGACGATGATTGCATTTACACGTATGCTAAATGGTAACAATTCTACTGCCCACTCGCGTGTTAAGGCATTTCTGGCGCCGTTTGATGCCGCATAACCAGATGTTCCGCCCTGACCAGTTTCAGCAGTTTTACTGCCAATATTTAAAATAGATCCTCTGCTCTCTTTTAGTGCGGGCAGCGAATATTTTGCCAAAAGATAATAATGCACCACATTTTTATGTAACGATTCCATAAAAGCTTCATAAGTGCCGCTTTCGAGTCCTACGCCATCGTTTACTCCCGCATTGTTCACCAAACCATCTATTCTGTTATATTTTGTAAGAATGGCATCAACAATGGTTTTGCAACTTTCTGGTGCGGTAAGTTCTGCTGTAAAATAGTCGGCTTTTAAACCTAGTTCTTTTACTTCCTGAAGCATTTTCATGTTATCTTCCTCATTTCGGCCGATGATGATCGGAAGCGCATTTTCGATGGCCAAAGCCTTAACAATCGCCGCACCAATGCCTTTTGCACCACCACTAACTAATATTATTTTTCCGTCTAAATTTAAATTCATATTCGGTTATATTTTTATTTTGTTTTTTTACCACAGAGGACGCAGAGTTTTTCACAGAGAATAGGAAGTATAAGTTGGAAGTTGCGTCATTCCCAACCCTATAGCTATCGGGTTGATTAGGGATCTTAATACCAGATACCGGGGCTTTAAGATTCCCGCCTGCGCGGGAATGACGAATTTGTTTTGAGATCTTAGTCTCACATCTTCCATTTTACCTCATCCACCTTCCATTACCTAAAGGCTTACTCCTCTTTTCCAGGGGATAAAATCATCCTGGTTAAGCTGTACGGCTTTTGGAATTTCTTCTCCACTTGCTACTTTAATACAGTATTCGAGGATATCTTCGCCCATTTCATTAATGGTTTTTTCGCCGTTAATCACCGCTCCGGTATCGATATCGATAATGTCGCTCATGCGTTTTGCCAGAACGGAATTGGTAGCTACTTTAATGGTTGGGCATACCGGGTTTCCCGTTGGGGTACCCAAACCTGTGGTGAATAGGATAAGGGTTGCACCAGCAGCAGCTTTACCTGTAGTGGCTTCCACATCGTTTCCTGGTGTACACACTAAACTTAAACCCGGTTTTGTGGCTGGTTCGGTATAATCCAAAACATCAACAACAGGAGAAGAACCTGCTTTACGCGCTGCTCCGGCCGATTTTATCGCGTCGGTTATTAAACCATCTTTAATGTTACCCGGAGAAGGGTTCATGTAGAAACCAGAGCCCACTGCATGTGCCAGGTCATCATATTCTGTCATTAAGCGGATAAATTTTTCGGCGGTGGGTTGATCTACAGATCTGTCGATCATTTCCTGTTCCACGCCACAAAGTTCGGGGAATTCTGCCAGTAACACCTTTGCACCCAATGCCACCAGTAAATCGGCACAGTAACCCACTGCTGGATTGGCAGAAATACCACTAAAACCATCACTGCCGCCACATTTTACGCCTACGCATAATTTGTTTAAAGGGGCTGCTGTGCGTTCCTGTTTATTGATAAACATCAGGCCTTCAAAGGTACTTTTGATTGCATTCTGGATCAATTGCTCTTCACTCTGTGTTTTTTGCTGCTCGAAAATTAAAAGTGGTTTATCAAAATCAGGATCAAGAGCTGTAAGATCGCGTTTAAAATCTTCTACCTGTAAATGCTGACAGCCTAAACTTAAAACGGTAACGCCAGCTACATTGGGGTGATTGGCATAAGCCGCCAATAATTTGCTTAGCGTATCCGAATCCTGACGGGTGCCGCCGCAACCACCATTATGGGTAAGGAATTTAATCCCATCCACATTTTTAAAAGTGCGGTTAGCTTTATCTGCTTTAGGTTCGAAGCTGATGTTATCAATACTTTCCCCGTTTTCGTAAGCCTGAACGAGTTTGTGTGTGTATGATTTATATTGTGCATCAACCGCATAACCCAATTCGCTATAAAGGGATTCTTTAATAATATCGAGGTTTCTGTTCTCGCAGAAAACCGTTGGAATAAATAACCAGTAATTTGCAGTGCCCACTGCGCCATTTTTACGGTGATAACCATAAAATTTACGATCTGCGAACTGGCTTGCATTTGGGGCTTCCCATTTATAATCAACATTACGATAAGCAAAGGGTTCGGCAGCATGTTTGGTATTCTCTACACTCATGCGCA
Proteins encoded:
- a CDS encoding HAMP domain-containing sensor histidine kinase translates to MKIKDRIALYFTLISTSMLFAVLCTVYFTFMKFLEADFFERLTDRTMVTAKLYLEADEISRDALNTVRHKYLQKLNGEVTRIYDNKNRATFIGDSAQYWTPATIDQVRQKGRLKYTDGQRQVVGIYYKDNQGDFVILASADDQGSHNRLDKLLKIMIFVFILISLIVLLLSRWVAQKMLKPLQKFMLEVKQAGSQNMEFRVEENHNRDEINLIAQSFNHLMEELEQAFILQKTFVANASHELRTPVTRIMMTAELALSKERDQAAYQKVISSVLEDAEKMEHIITGLVALAKMDLELINSQLVPIRLDNLLYKIQNEWKSQKNLDLKITYQNPINPKPEILANAVLLQIALDNIISNAFKFSDNQEVNITIDAIENDFLIHITDSGSGISTDEQGEIFKPFYTRAKAHGHNGEGMGLYMAQKIVDLLKGEITATNLEHGGCTFTVRLAKL
- a CDS encoding outer membrane beta-barrel protein, which encodes MKKNLLKLVFAALLFAGSAQAQIQKGNVMVGGNLTNINLGLDAPNIFSIDITPKAAWFIQDNVAVGGYVNFGLETAKNSSTTTTYGVGALGRYYAGKDVEVLKHGRFFAEATVGVGGVNVNRGGANTNGLDLSVGPGFAYFITPNIGLETLVKYKGLVGFGNSTTQNNLNLSFGFQIYLPGRGTAKKVKGDMN
- a CDS encoding TolC family protein, with protein sequence MTRICMLLILFLALTARATLAQTDTLSLNLSQAESLFLKNNFDLLASNYEIDKAKAEIITAKLFENPTLEYENLFYNHETKKFLQTSYAYGQYAGSISQLFKLAGKRNKNIKLAQTGVKLAEYEYFDLLRTLKFELVNTFYKTYFAAQSVKVYQEQISSTDQLLKAYDLQLKMGNVATKDLMRIKSLLINLKAEQAGLLNELEDNYKDLKLLCGLNAATSIDLVLNQSEHHLSPDKIPYSALLDSARANRADLKLAKTDLLYNEGNLKLQKAMAIPDIEIGLSYDLKGNYPEKYTGLGLKIPIPLFSRNQGEIKKAQVGIAAADMNIKKQEALLENEVFNTYKTALRNEKLYSEIDPAFTTDFNTLISRLIKNFKARNISLIEFLDLYDAYKENTLQLNKLQFEMMSTRAELNYVTGSNIFK
- a CDS encoding response regulator transcription factor; the protein is MLKIGIAEDDPKIAGLLKSALEENNYQVLTVANGIDALELFMGESFNLLIIDVMMPGLNGIQLCKHIRENAMHTPILMLTAMGTIDDKVTGLEAGADDYLVKPFHLKELLARVAALLRRQPPLENKTEYKLYFEDLTLDTYSKEVSRDGKPIELSAKEFVLLELFMRNPNRLLSRQFIGEQAWDISFETGTNVIDVYINFLRKKIEKDFDRKLIHTKINMGYILK
- a CDS encoding DNA-3-methyladenine glycosylase family protein, with the protein product MFETFDQTNFHQLCDLAGSRDADLQLILDRYDYPPFWSRPNTFESLVHIILEQQVSLASALATLNKLKEKIGEVTPARLLLLTDQELRDCYFSRQKTVYVRHLAESLMRGALSLSEMENMDDLTIRNQLKCIKGIGDWTVDIYLIFMLHHTDVFPIGDLAAVNSLKKIKGLETGISKEGLLEVADQFKPYRTIATMLLWHAYLEERKRK
- a CDS encoding efflux RND transporter permease subunit; the encoded protein is MNKFIKSIIGFALKNKYFIFFATFILILAGYLSFKHTTIDAFPDVTNTNITIITQWPGRSAEEVEKFVSRPLEIAMNPTEKRTSIRSSSLFGLSIVKVSFEDDVDYAEARVQVNNHLEEADLPEGIQPEVQPPYGPTGEIFRYTLTSDKKSVRELKTLQDWVIQRELLSVSGIADVVSFGGEVKTYQITVDPQKAIQYGVSATELFEAVSKSNINVGGDVIVQSGQAYVVRGIGVLNNIDEIRNVVVDNINGTPVYVKTIADVAESALPRLGQVGRDRDPDVVEGIIVMRKGGNPSEVIARLKEKINAINSTILPDDVKIKPFYDREDLVNYSVHTVMGNMLEGILFVTLIVFLFMADWRTTLIVSIIIPLALLFAFICLKLKGMPANLLSMGAIDFGIIIDGAVVMVEGIFVVLDTKAKKLGMEKFNKMSKLGFIKKACLENGKGILFAKLIIITGLLPIFTFEKVEGKMFSPLAWTLSFALLGALILTFTLVPSMASVLLKKDVKEKHNIFLEWITKATLKFYDVCFSKKKLVFSISIIVLLLGAFSFKFLGTEFLPSLDEGSIYVRATGPLSISLDETKKLSNEMRKIFLSFDEVKQVMSQTGRPNDGTDATGFYNMEFHVDIYPRKEWKRKQTKEQLIERMQEKLKSFPGISLNFSQPISDNVEEAVSGVKGSIVVKLFGENFEYIENEEEKIESILKTVEGIEDLGILRNLGQPELQINLDQKKMALYGVSTADANAVIEMAIGGKAATQIYEGERKFDLIIRYPEDFRNDESSISKLRVPTLSGSNVQLGEISSIRKITGPSMIYRDKHKRYGAIKFSIRGRDMGSVIAEAQQKVNAKIKLPQGYQLEWAGDFENQQRAIARLSQAVPVSLLLIFFILFVLFGNFRDALLVLNNVPFAMIGGIMALLAAGVNFNISAGIGFIALFGICVQNGVILITRFKSNIADLKHHPSWTFTDAMRDGIASRFRPVLMTALMAAIGLMPAALSTGIGSEASKPLAIVVIGGLITNTLFNLFVYPIVFYWSYRRKVH
- a CDS encoding efflux RND transporter periplasmic adaptor subunit, with amino-acid sequence MQNLYKNTVLIAATSLIFSCSEHKTAAQAEKFTITDSLINRLLIDTVQQANSKTELMFSAKIAANEERRSELFPMVSGTVNHVGVRLGDQVSGGQTLATLTSSEMAGFDKEVIAANAELKNAERSVKQAEQLFQSGLSSAKELEEAKNDYQIKKAEAKRANSVLKLNGGSSTGLYAIKSPINGFVIEKNVTQNMQLRGDNDKSLFTIADLSNVWAMINIYESDISRVKAGDEVSLSTLSYPDKVFKGKIEKLYNQVDQDSKVMNARVVIPNPGFLLKPGMLGTVKVSANSAIDLPVLNSRAVIFDENKNYVLVLGQDHKVRIQEIEIGRKTADKTYISKGVQAGDRIIASKQVFLFESLKTQ